The genomic window gaatctttaatgtgactcgggaagaacgagtcgtctcggggggtgattcgttcagtcgcACATGCGCAATATTCTATAGGTTCTGTACTGCGAGTAGTAGTTCACCTGTTTCAgtcaatgcagtctgagccggaaagagaattgattagttcatctcatgagtctttcgggtttttgagtcgttccttaatcacgtgacagacccatacgctaaaccaatgtcatttaatttatgtcattatgtcctttttgagcaatcttcttatacatatattagaccaacatgtcaagtctgcctaggaaaagcaattattataccagcaaactcaaaatcggagtaaaaatgaacaaactaggctataaatactttgtattgtaggcttggattattatattattatatagcctagtgtttatttacagatagacagtcaaattaatcaatattttatttataactgttacagatcccttgttcccctggactccatttcccagtatcctcctgtttccacacctgcactcacttccctcgtcagctcctcatcagcactcatcacctgcacctggactctattgtcagcactccccatatattgcactcactcccttcactcctcgtccgttctctgttgtgttaagtgTTAGTTTGGTGTTCCTGCCCTGTGTTAATTAAAGTACTTATtatattgtggaaatccgtatctgcctcgtctctGCACCATCTACACGTAACAATAAcagggttttatttatttataaaataataacacaccacagatcctcaagaaacagtaacaaaaacatagtgacagaaatgtcagaaatagcgtatgggtctgtcacgtgattaaggaacgactcaaaaacccgaaagactcatgaaattaACTAATCAATTCTTTTTCCGGCTCatactgcattggtttagcgtatgggtctgtcacgtgattaaggaacgactcaaactCGATCCGAAagatgaactaatcaattctctttccagctcagactgcattggtttagcataTGGGGCTacctgtcacgtgattaaggaatgacttaaaccctaagacttgtcagacaagaggtgaggtgagcttatcataaactgaagacccaggtaaAGAATGAATTAATCTTTTCTGtatcttatagcattgtagttttgtattgtttgcaGTGTGATCAACGTTTGCGTAAGTAGTAGATGTGTCggggaagtaacacgtaacattttaattacattttgctaaaatgaacgaaatgaacgaaatgactcgaaaaaagattagttcattttgctgaacgagactcaaaagtccgagtcggtaaaatgatccgaacttcccatcactagtgTACATATATGTGAATGTATGTTCACAATTATATACACAATCATGGAATGAGTTTTCCGTGACAGcagatttctagttcccagcatgctatGCTTCTGACTGTTAAAGGAGAGTAAACGTAAAAATGAAGtgttatttcatgtgttttgctcaatattaatataggaggagatctgttagtgttcaATGTTCTATTATTATGAAGTTTAAAAGGTTTTGctaattagcttaaaaaaatatgaaacatttataatgtaaataattataaatatattacattatatatttatttatgtgtgtTTATACTGCATGAGTAAATATATCTGCAATATATTATGCATACAGGACCATATCTAAACACGTctatatattataaagtgtattatataaaattacatacattatgatatattagtaaatatattaacaaatattatttgaaaaacGTCAATTACTTATGTATTGttcaatataatgtaatatattaacacactatattattctgtgtattttcaaatataccattaaataattgaatatactgatcattcatatatagggaaatatatatatatatatatatatatatatatatatatatatatatatatatatatatgtgtaagGGGAGACTTCTGTAGGAAACACTATGAATCCTGTTGAATCTGTACCTTTGTGGTGACACTACTGCCTGCAGATCCTGACATTGCTTTGTTGGTCACATGACCCATGAAGATGGAGTTGATGGAGTTGAAGAAACTGGATTTTCCAGCACCTATAGGGCCAATCATTAGGATTCTGACCCGACTCACAGACGCCATAATGGGTTTATGATTCCTGATCAATTCCATGAGCTCTTCTCTTTGTCTACAACATAGATCACAACtttattattgaatattgcTGTATGAAATCAGCAACAATGAAATAACACTGGAAACATGGAGTGGAAACATACTTGGCTGTCCAAAGAATATTCCTCCATGGCTTCTCTAAGAAACTGACCTGAAGGCCTGGAAAATttttaacaaagattattatAGAACTTATGTTGGAGTAAAGTTAACAAACAGAATAAGTTGAATAAGTGAAATTTCAGAGACTGGACTCAATATGATACATATGATTGACTTACTCTGGTTGACTTTGTACACTTCACATTCAGTCAGCTCAGTGTTATTCCCATACAACTGTTCGGTATTGATTGGCACAGCCCATTTCAGTGACATGTAATGTACAACTGGTTGGTTGTTGTAGCAAAAGTACAATCGGTCAAAGTTAGGTCCTCCAGTGTCATCAAGACGTGCATTATTGCTGTTAACCTGAATGCGAACAGGGGTTCCATCTCGAAAACTAAACAGAAAAGCTTCATTATCTGTAATTTGCTGGCCACTTTGAGCATAATCTACACTAGTGTATCCACCAAAGATGGAGCCTAAACTGTTGTAGGCTACAAGTAAAGTGGGGCCCTGATTATCACATCGCTGGTGGAAGGCAGAAGCATTATATCCATGGACTGAAGCTTTGTAGAGAAGAGTCAGTTCCACATTCCCCAGCAAGGCAAAGAGTTGCTTTCTCTTCTCCTCTGGTAAATCAGAAGCGATAGGAGCCATGTCTTCCccaattctttttttacatCTTTAAGGCATAACACATGAtatctgaaggattatgtggcactgaagactggagtaatgatgctgaaaattcagttttgccattacaggaataaatattacaaaacagttatttcaaagggtaataatttttcacaatataaatattcgtttttacagccttggtgagcaaaacagacttctttcaaaaacgtcaaaaacattatatttcCAAGTTTCAGGAACATACCTGATATTAACTTGATGAATTTGGTCCTCTCTCTGAACCTTTTGCCTtctcctttttttaaaaaagtcatgGAATCGCCACTAAAGTTCATAAATGAACatgaaacattattaataacGCTGTAAAGGaatattcattgttagtttataatGGGTTAACTAATGTCAGAGTATCTGCCCGTGTAGtgttccctttttttttttttaaatttatgcaGCTTTTTTATTATGAAACAGACCTAGGCTAATTCCACTGGGATGTTATTTACGCCTAGACTAGAGGTCTGCTGCTCGCCACATTATCTCCTCCCTCAGTGCCCAGTGGAAAGGTTTAGGATTAGCTATAGGGGCTATATTAGCCAATCATCAATCAGGTAGCAAACTCAAGAGGGTGTAATAGTAATCTGTCGGGGAATCGAAACTCGGCAGCAGAATCGAAACTGAAACTactgtaataatgataataaagatTTATTCCGTTTTATCACAGTGATTCAATTATACTTAGTTAAAAGTTAAATACTAGTTTCAGATCAGAGAAACGCTGTTTACGATTACGATAAAAtagtgtacattttcaaaatgtaCTTTCAAAATGTAGAATAATTACATAGcctatattaataataatataattataataatatctgCCATGATGCTTACCTTTTCCAAGGTTTCGTTGAGcaattatcatttaaatgtaGGCTACTTCCTGAAGCCCTGTCTAAATCACACTTGTggtcttggccacttgagagcGCGTGCACGCGACAGTAAGTAAGTGCGCAAGACTGTCCAGTGTCTTAAAAATGCCCATGTGCAGTGCccttaatgcacactaaacccacacaatgggtgcttctcaattcgtATTTGTTCttatcctcgtttcctttccttgcttcctttcctcgcgtcttagctccaccccttcagcatgcgagggaaggacgcaaggaaaagatgcgaggacggaggaattgaatcaagtgaaatgatatatcctcgctccctttagcgtcacttcaaagcgtcaaCAGCTGCACTCCAGGGATCCATCCATATGttattaaagtttggttatttaaaaaaattataataaatattaataaagcaagatgccccgttgaaatatatgaggtataaagtttatttaaatttaaattattgtgagaGATATAAAGGGGGAGGGGAATTTATGCGTGCGTCACGTTTCTCGATGAGAAAGACTTCTgcaaaggatgcacctgtgtatcctcgctcataactcctcaggaagcctcctcactcctcgttcctcgcctcctcgcggtgcaattagagaattgagatgtccttcaggatggctgagctcgatcgtTTTCCTAATAACTTATTAATAACTTATTAAATATCTTATTAATAacttattaaacttattaatagcttaataacattttgatttttaaataattttactcAAACATTGGTGAAACAACCACTTATGTCTATGGTGTTACCAATATTTGAAGTAAAACTTTGGTTTGTTCTAAAATGAGCAGGGATATACTTtagataataattaataaataaataaattactttaaggACTGCTTCATtgatcatttaaatgtaattttttaaaagaaatgtttaaTTGTTCATCTTGGCTCCTATTTTTGCCAAAGTAGaatagtttctttttttctttttttttggatatACATAAAAAAGGCAGGAAAAAATGGTCTGTGCTACCTTTATAgtctttattttaaaagattaaaaccACTTTACAGtctaaaacattaatttataaaattataagatTAAATGGCTTTGAAGGAAAGAAATTTCATATAAATTTTGAAGTAACACCACAGAAGTAATATAACACCACAGACTTCATATTGCATAAAGGTTTAACAATTAAAAGTTTATTGAGCAAAATAATGAAATTCATCATGAGTTAGCCTAAATCCAGACTTTTCTAAAATGCAAGCTGCCATCATGATGACTTCAAGATCAggggacattttttaaatattaataagtatgtataaaaattttgattaaaatatataaactctGCAAGTTACCAATGTAACACCACAGACACTAATAAAGTGCGACACATGAAATTGTCAGAAATTTAGCTAGAGAAATTAATTTTTACAAATCCATCAGTCTGAGTTCGTTGCCATAATGAGTTGCTATGGTTTGCGTGTGTGCCTATGGCTCGacggaagaaaaaaaataaaccaaacaattttttttttaactttcaatTCGCTTCCAGTCGGTTTCGTCTgatgccttttagtctgaggctGTTTTATCTGAGTCCGTTTCATCTGATGCCTTTTTATCTGAGTCCGTTTCGCCTGATGTCTTTTAGTCTGAGGCTGTTTTGTCCGAGTCTGTTTCATCTGATGCCTTTTTATCCGTGTCCGTTTCGAATGATGCCTTTTTATCCGAGTCCGTTTCGTCTgatgccttttagtctgaggccGTTTTGTC from Megalobrama amblycephala isolate DHTTF-2021 linkage group LG17, ASM1881202v1, whole genome shotgun sequence includes these protein-coding regions:
- the LOC125251295 gene encoding interferon-induced protein 44-like; the encoded protein is MAPIASDLPEEKRKQLFALLGNVELTLLYKASVHGYNASAFHQRCDNQGPTLLVAYNSLGSIFGGYTSVDYAQSGQQITDNEAFLFSFRDGTPVRIQVNSNNARLDDTGGPNFDRLYFCYNNQPVVHYMSLKWAVPINTEQLYGNNTELTECEVYKVNQSLQVSFLEKPWRNILWTAKQREELMELIRNHKPIMASVSRVRILMIGPIGAGKSSFFNSINSIFMGHVTNKAMSGSAGSSVTTKFRTYPVKDGRERKPLPFVLCDTMGLEEQSGAGLDIEDISSIVQGHIPDRYKFNPKAPFQPDKASKPASLQEKIHCAVYVIDATKISLMSDKLEEKLSSVRSQLNSMEIPQMVVMTKVDETCPHVQNDLENIYASSYIKMKVQEVSSRLGVPVSCVLPVKNYSQELELELKCDILLLSAIKQMLRSADDYLDDVVDSI